One window of Candidatus Aminicenantes bacterium genomic DNA carries:
- a CDS encoding DUF559 domain-containing protein → MDWDQETLKERDLISTGFHLPYNPDLVERARAMRKNMTVSEIKLWLGLLRHFKYRVLRQRPIDNFIVDFYCPKIGKKYDAERSRILEGYGLRIIRIANNDVKNHFPEVCKKISTISITDHK, encoded by the coding sequence ACTTAATCTCGACAGGGTTTCATCTGCCTTATAACCCGGATTTAGTTGAACGGGCCCGGGCTATGCGCAAGAACATGACCGTTTCTGAAATAAAGCTGTGGCTAGGTCTGTTGCGTCATTTTAAATACAGGGTGCTTCGTCAACGGCCGATTGATAATTTCATTGTCGACTTCTATTGCCCTAAAATCGGCAAGAAATATGATGCAGAAAGATCACGTATTTTAGAGGGATATGGTTTGAGGATAATTAGGATTGCCAATAATGATGTAAAAAATCATTTCCCCGAGGTTTGTAAAAAGATTAGTACAATCTCAATTACCGATCACAAATAA